The nucleotide sequence GTTCCCTTCCATTGTTTCTCAAACTCCAAATATTATTGTGAAAAACGGTAAAATCATAAAGAAAAATTTAAAGAAAACAAGACTGACACTTGATAATGTATTTTCTATATTAAGAGTGAAAGATGCTTTTAACCTTGAAAAAGTGAAGTTTTTAGTAGCAGAAACAACGGGAGATTTTAGTGTCGCGATCGACAATCAAGACCTGCCTGTAACAAAATCTTCTATGGGCATACCAACAACTCCCAATGAGCTGTCTCAGCTTCTAATCTATGAAGGTAAAGTGGATCAGCGCGTGCTGAGGAAAAACAATCTAGACAGCGAGTGGATAGAACGGCAGCTGCAGATGCTTAATATTCCAGTGATAAAAGATGTTTTTGTAGGAATTCTTACACCTGGTGGAACACTATACATAAACAAACAGGGGGATTAAGATGCCTCAAGTTTTTGGTGAATTAAAAGACATAACATTGATGGGGTACGTCATTCGAACGATTCTTGTAGGGGTAATCGTTTTTTTTGTTGGAAGGTTTGTGACGAAAAGGTCCTTCAGCCAGATGACGACCTTTGACTTTGCGCTGATCTGGATACTAGGAGCACTTACTGTTTCTCCTTTATTGGATGGAAGAGTGACCTTTACACGGACGATCACCCCCATTCTAACGCTATTCTTTTGGCATACGCTTTTGAGTATAATCTCCTTAAAGAGCAGGTCTTTTTCCCATTTTTTTAACGGAAAGCCTCTCCTGCTTATTGATGACGGGAGAATCGTAAGGAAGCATCTGAGAAAGCACTTTATAAATATTGATCTCTTACTGGCAGAGCTTAGAATCAGAAAAGTATTTAACATTTCAGAAGTAAGGTATTGCATGTTGGAGCCGAACGGTCAGCTAAGTATCATGAAATACAGTGCTCACGATCCTGTT is from Fictibacillus sp. b24 and encodes:
- a CDS encoding YetF domain-containing protein; amino-acid sequence: MNLKDVLFQAEDLSIIEQFFRTSLLYFLLFASDKAMGFKQNAITTPYNFIMAAGISHISATRIVVPDSRPIDAFAIIIVYTIFMLFLTYFGYLKFPSIVSQTPNIIVKNGKIIKKNLKKTRLTLDNVFSILRVKDAFNLEKVKFLVAETTGDFSVAIDNQDLPVTKSSMGIPTTPNELSQLLIYEGKVDQRVLRKNNLDSEWIERQLQMLNIPVIKDVFVGILTPGGTLYINKQGD
- a CDS encoding YetF domain-containing protein encodes the protein MPQVFGELKDITLMGYVIRTILVGVIVFFVGRFVTKRSFSQMTTFDFALIWILGALTVSPLLDGRVTFTRTITPILTLFFWHTLLSIISLKSRSFSHFFNGKPLLLIDDGRIVRKHLRKHFINIDLLLAELRIRKVFNISEVRYCMLEPNGQLSIMKYSAHDPVTASDVKATADQVEIPLVVINDGKLFEENLKKAEVDLKWLKENLKTHQVEDVESVYLATMDQHKKLYVSKK